AGTCATCTGCATTTTCTCATCTTGTAGCTTTTGGATGATGCAACTGCTTGCGTGACGAAACAGGATGAACGACCTCTGTTCTTCACTCACTTAAAATGAGCTtaagaaaagaagaagaatAGCCCACAATAATGGAAAGAGAGTAcaaagaaaatcaaatttagaATAACCGTAGAGGAGCCAAGCTATTGATTTATTTAGCTCGGTTGTCAAGGGATTCAtgataataaaacttttttttaaataaaaagttagtaGTTGATGTCAGTGATGACatattaaactatttttttttacaactacaattttttcatgtctTCTATCTTAtagtttttagttttaattttcttagaaaACTTATTAGCACAAAAAGTTagagaagttttttttaatttaagttttaaaagaatttatttaatcttgctcataaaatttatttacagagCTCTGGCTGATTATCATTGTTTTTACTACTAACTAAAAATGAGATTATAGCATCTCTTAATTTAGcattaaaattgcaagtgtgaagtaatgaattaaattataaaattaaaaaaagataaaaaatcaatgtttataatgtttaataaaaaaaagccgTGACAATGATAACAGAAAAGTCGCGGGCATCGCTAGATGACGACCCCGGCTTGTCAAAGTCCGTAAACTCGGGTCATTTATTCGCAAGTTATATGAATGTATCGGTAATTACTGcgtaatgaaattaaatatcacaCCTCGGTagttatttgtttactttttctCCGTATTTACGATAAAAATTGGAGTATCTCGAAGAATAatcttgaagaaaaaaaaaaaagataatacgTGAGATTTGGAGTATTTAATCTTATAAACAGCACTTTGATTtatatcagaaaaaaaattattcttactaATCGTAGAAcctattattcattaaatttatttatttttattcacctTAAATCAAATgtcatttattgaattaaaattcaatacgTAATGCTCtacataataacaataacaatattaatatcttaAATACGTATACTAAAATATGACATCTAAATACTAgaatactattaaaaaaataatgtcgCAGATTATTTATCTGtgtgtttataaatatatttttataaatcaagtCATTCACACTTTACTAATCTCTTGCGCTCTCATTAAttcttcatatatatatatatatatatatatatatatatatatatatatatatatatatatatatatatatatatatatatatatatatattcttatttagatatttaaaattatttctttaaaaagtaatttgtacgtatttaatataatttacataaataataacattaatataatataataataataataatatatgtacatttatatataattaacacgttaaaatatattaataataattgtattaaataGCCCCTATGTACTTGTATGCTCAAAGTATACTCGCGATAATCCTACActtgtatttaataatatttgtcgAGAGTATATAGACTACGAGATAATGCCGTAAATTTTCCACCCAAGCTTACATATTATAATATCATCAACAGcatacataataaatataaatatatgtatttatataccAAATCGTATTATTGGCGAACAAAAATATGAGCTACAATCGGtgataatattttgtttttttatgtttcaatCACTCATACATtcttttttaaacatttttataaaaatattaattgatgatcataaattttaattcatttatacaGTGAGATCTTTAAATTGAAGTTAcgtaaaagtttttttgtcctaaaaaaatattaaagataactttaattaaataattaaacagtaTAAATACatcagtttatttttttatgtcctAGAACATTCACTGTACAACAGCAAGAGGTGGATTATGTTGATGAGGCTGCGCCCTGAGCGCTCCTGCAATGCGTATGAACGGCAATTGAAGATGATAGTAAGCGCAGTAAGGCAAAGGGTCCCAGTAAACAAAAAGAGCTTCCCTTTTGTTGAGGACACTGCCGAAGAAATTGGTTGCTTTATCAGCAGCCTGCTTTAAGGCACTTGGAAAAGCTTTTTCTTTGATCTGACAGGGTTCACCGACCAGCAGTGGACCCGAGCTTTGCCGTGAAAAGTGCCTGCAGGGTCGCCAAACTAGTCGCGGATGGACACTCGTCAAACAGACATAAGGTAAGCCCACACCAACGCGACATCCTATTGGAAAGATCTCATTATTTTCAGAAGCGACCAGTCTGAAGCTCAGGTGACCGCTGATAGGCATCAAGCTGAAGGAGCGCGCGAAGAAAAGTTCCAGCCACTGCTGAATATCGTTCCTCGTCTCTGGTATCAAGCCTTTAGCTTCATCAACTCGGCAAATAACATTGGCGACCAcctttgaatttttaactgtCGTACAAGTAATGTAATGAGGACCTCCCGGGTCACGGATTACTACCCAAGGCTTCTTGTCACTGATATCGTGACGAATATTTTGAAACTCTTGAGCACTTGGCGGTAAGGCGAGTTTGATGCGATCTCGAAGACCAGCTGGACCTGCTGCCAGCATCATGTGTCTGTCGGATCTTAGCGCTCCAGTTTCGTAGAGCAACAAAGCATCATCAACGGATTTCAGAACAAAATAAACTGGAGTTGTTAATCCCGCAGACTGGCAAcgttttaataattccaaAGGGTCATCTAGAGCTGTTACTTCACTGGCACAAGGCACAAAACACTCACAACCCAGTGTCTCTAAATGAATTTTTGCTAACGCGTCATAGTAAGCTGGGCTCGTTGAACTCACTGGTATATAATAGGTAGCTTTTTCTTTTTCGACGATATTTTTCAATGCTTTTATGTACTCCATTGCGTTGTTCAAGCTGGGTCGTGGGACTGTGTAGAACTTTGAGCAAGCTATAGAGAAGCGTGCTAGACTAAATAAACCTTCTATTTCACAGACGATTACTCTCGCGCCTGCTTTGTGAAAATTTCTGGCGAGATGTACAGCTTGGACGGTACTTCCACCGCTTATCAACACGCATCTTTTGTGACGAGCTAGCTCAGATGCCGGTGTATAGAGAATAGAGATGAAATATTTAAGGAATGTCAGAGGCAACTGGAGAATCACGAAAAATATGCAGACCCAAAAAGAAGCCCAAACTGTTGGAGCTCGCATCATGAATAATGTTGTGTTTATCGTACCACTGACGATGTGAACAATGAAATTAAAGTACCACATTATTAAACGTATCAAAATACCCCGTTTAGGTATGTTGATTTTTGGATGCTGTTTGTTATCAATTGGTGGTGATGATACTGATGGTGGTTGATTTTGATGCTTACATTTATTCCTACGCAACATTATCGTGGGTGCTGCTACTGCACTACTAGCAGACTTTTCAGACCAGGTAGAAGATTGAGACGAGTTTGACATGTCTGAAATAGAACGTTTAAAGTTTGTCATCATGTTCATTTGCGTCGGCGAGCTAGAGAGAGGAGAGCTTGACAATATTGGCGACACGCTATTGCTGCGTGATCCAGACGGACTTCTAGATCCATAAAAGTGTAAAGAATTGTCACTCGCGCAAGTCGGCatcttgaattattttttttaaatgtacaactattaaataaatcagtTTCACTTTTTATCCGAAAATGCACACTAAAATGAAGACTATAAATTCATAATCcggattttgtttttaaacggagttttggaaaatttgtttaatttatagaCAGATTCACTTAGTCTCACagcattattattaaagagaagttattattttagttgaaaatataataacatCCCAGCAAATGAATTTGCAAGTATGCAAACGCGTATTGAACTGAGACCGGTTCGTCAAAATCACGGTCTCTTATGAGGTCTGTATCCCAAGCGCACTATGAACCGAAGTGCTTATCTAATCGTTGTACACCACTTTAGACACTGCGcgtggagaaaaaaaataaatggcgAAATCATCCATTACAAGAGGATTAATCCTTCTATAATTTTGCATGACAATTTTATCACATGCTCTgaaattatcacaaaaaatcCTTACtgattttgttaattatcaacattttaagttaattttttgtcaatgaAGAATCTTTTGGATAAACTTCaagttttatataattatcatattttttttaagtattgtcaaaatttaactgtaaaaaaaaatttatagctaTAAAAGATATCTTCATTTACAAAGAATTAGAAAATTAGATTTTACACAACTAAGTAATTTACATTTCATCtccaataataatatttttctcacTGTAAGTTTAATGGCAACTCACACGGAAAAGTTTAATCCAACGACGATTTTAAACGTTTGTCATAAAACTGATAAacattacattttatactCCACTTTTCCAAGATCCTTTGACCTCTAAGAGATTATACATACTTATATATGTTAAACTatccgatttaattttttaaaatccacATATAATCGATTAATCATGTCGACTTTTTTTCGACTCTTGGAATGTCGATACTTACCAACACGGGTCTATTGTGATTTATCAAACGTCATGTCAGTGACAAAAAACctgagtgaattttttttaaggaggTATGGGAGTTAAGTCGAAATAATgagatcaatttaaaatttttaggatcgatagaaatatatttaatacgtgttgtgttaaaatttcagaGACCTAGGGTTCATAGTTTAGTTATAAAACAAGATTTAAAACAGGTCATTTAACATTGTAATGACATACCAAATCTCACAACTActcttgttttaataaatttcacgatgaaaaaataatgagaaagcTTCGAAAAACtcattgtaagaaaaaaaaaaaaatttcaaaaattattgaaaaagtaaaattaagtTGAGGGtacttagttataaaaataattgagtttgaaaaatctaaatttaaaaaaaatagtcagccATAGCAAATGTGGGTTATGTTGACGGCAACGCCGTACATGGTGGGTCACGCGGGAAATTTAAAGCTTCAATGAAATAGGTTAAAAGAAATATCAAATAAGTTAAGaaaagtattataaaattgttgttatttattataaaacataacataattaaataatcaatattttaatgctttaatatttttatatttttaatagcatTACTTGTAAACGTAATACACACGTACACATCACAAACACGAATAGAGCAGTCAACGCATGcgcaaccgcgataaaatttattcgttgccaaactttttaaaaaatattaaaaattaaaaaacttattattttattcaaatttaaaataaattatcaattatttgataataatatagttatttAATGCATAAAAGATTATTTCGGTAagctaaatttcattaaatcacTAGTAAAAACTTGTTAAGTTTTCTGAAAGTACAGTCTCGAACAAAATTAATCCTTCTTAAGTCTCTTAAGTCACGTACTATAGtatagctatatatatatgcattgTGAGATGAAACTCAGTGAACGGACTGTACGTCCTATACTTCCTTAAGAACggtttatagaaaattttgtcGATAATCTTTCTTACTgacatttcttaatttttctcatttcCATTTGAATTTCAAACAGAAAGTAAACACAGAAAATCTTGtcaaaaatgaatgaaaactTACATACATAccatttatacaattttttatcgaagagcgaagcgatTTTGCTAAtggaaaatagaaaaaaaaaaaaaaaagaaatcttTGGAAATTTATCAACATTTCACGGGCTAAATTTTTACGCACTAATATGGATTTTTAACAGTAAAAGATCctttatgtgaaaaaaacgcttcgtaCTTCGACCCTATGCGGTTGTAAATGCTGAAAAATGTCGCAATTATATAGTATTAATGCGgtattttttcagcattttttcggttgttttggtcagtttttttatcgaaaaattatggAACATTTACCGTAAAATGCCATACATTTacgctaaaaatttagaatatttacGCTGAAAATGCGGCATATTTACGGTAATAAGGCGGTAAAATGATTGTATTAaaaccatatttaaaaaattgtgtaaaattaaataacgctcggactgggattcgaacccagaacctcctggggacatgtcggctactctaccatttgagctacccAGTCTATACCATAttgtttttttgcttattctataaacattaagccacaccgtccatcttacgataagcatatttaaaattaaataatataattatatatgtgaaataatataacttttcgattttagaaaatttgcaattttctaagtgagaaattaaaaattgaaattaaaattacaatatatttacttaacatatgtattattttatattaattactgctaaatacctaattaaaaaataatattctacatattttttattcaaaaacagtatttatttttgcaaagtagcgatagagaataaaaagcaaaatttaaaatttttcattttattcatttctaacatagaagtgaactaaaaataaaactaaatctttaaCAATTGTCCATTATGTCAGAAAATATTCGGcaaaattactgtattattacggtaattatttggaattttttgggtaaaatttgggcattaatgcggtaattgtatagtatatttttggtaactgtacagcataagtgcagtatatatactggataactacagtataaaaactggccaaaacaactatagtttaaccgcattattaccgaattataacggtaaatatacggcatgagcataaatgccgaaaaattacggtatttttACGGCATTCTCAAAACCGCGAGGGGATGCGCAGGATCAAATTACACCATTTTAATCcagataaattttgttttatcttATTTACATACAAGTATTTTCCGTTTAAATGATTGTtgaattataatgaaaaatttaaacaaaaaatatggcGTCTTTTggcatcattattattattttaacttttcaaAGTAGAGCCATCTGTTAAATTCGAATCACACCACCgtgaatgtttttaaattattgcttTGAGAACATTACAGTTGGCCCATGAGTATCCCCTTTCAGCTGTagtaatttttagatattatgtaaaaattcCACACCACATCCTACAAAATCGtgagtgatttttttttaatttcgttacaactaatcaatttctggAAAACTTGACATATCAATGAATTTTCGCAAAATTATGGAAGattattttgacagttattcaTATTTGttgagaattaaaattttttaaaaattgaaattaaataaaatataaatttctcacaaaattgaaattaaaaacaaaaatttataaaaatgcagatgtaaaattacacattttttCATGCATTCCATATATTCAATATAGGTACTCGACTGAAAATTctattttgtcaactattcCCAGAATTTATctcaaaaatcaattaataatttatcaataaaaattctaataccacaaaatacttaaattaatttgagcATACCTTACGAAATGTGccaacatttaaatttttacacttcAAATCTTCAGACCTCGACCGCCTGAAAGTTCAAGTTGGCATGACTGAATAAAGttgatagtaaattttctataTTACCGATAAAATATTGGCAGAATTGATTTCGAGAAAGTTCATTGTatagaatttgaaaagaaCCGTTGACATTTACTACCCCGGGTGTTTCTGTGATAGCTGAGATATTTAGTAGCCGGTTTTACATACTTAATAACATCAatttagtttacattttttatttaattttactgtCTAAAGGACCCcgtaataattgattaattagtGTAACAATTTACAAACTCATTTCGGTAATTACAATATAGGTGGTCATCACTGTTATAAAAGGTTAGCGACTGAGATAATCAACAAAATGCCTCCAAAACGACGTCGAGTAAGAACTAAACAAGTTGAGCCTTTtgtgtaagtttttttttttttttttttttttggtaatttatatttacatgttattgttataagttatattttaaattataaattcaatactttgatgataattttttttttttagacatcCAGCTCTTGAAGAGGAAGAAGCAGCAGCTCCAGATATCACTCTAGAGCAAGCTAAAAATCGAATTAAGGAATTAGAAGAGCAACTCCGGGTTATGTCATTGCAGAATCACCAGGGTAACAACAGTGTCCTGGTAAATCAAACACTTGATCCGTCAAAAGTTCGTTCGAAGAGTGCAGTAGATTCACCGAGAGTCAAAAAAACCCGTAGAGGCTCTTCCAATGTTCTCAAGAAAGACCAGAATGCAGGATGTTCATGCAGTGGTGACTGTGGATCCAAGAGATGTGGCTGtgttaaaaaagataaatctTGCAGCGAGTTTTGTAGATGCACTGATTTGTGTAAGAACCAggtatgtatttatttatttattaaattttgatcttaGAGCAAGTGCTCTCTAAGGACCATCataattaaatacataataagtacatattaaattaatataatattaatcataatatagatgtgatattaattaatagattaattattgataaaataatatgataAGTAATATGATAACATAacataataagaataataatgatagaAATTGTTATTGTATGTATGTGCCTGTAAATTTCTGCTACAttttttgactaatttttgtttattaattctgATGGATCTGTTGAAGGTTGACCGAGCAAGTGAAGATGAAGACGATGAAGATAAAGAGAACGTGCAAACCCGTAAAAAAGAGACCAAAAAGAAAGTTGAGAAAAATCCAGCACCGAACGAACGTGTTACTCGTAATCGTCAGGTGAAAATGATGAATGAGGATTCAAGTTCGGACGGAACTCCAATACGACCTTCTAAACCAAAGTCGCTTTTTAATACTCCTGAACCGGAGAACCGTTCTTATAGTAGTGAAACATCGCCTGaagaagtaaaataatttttttttttaccaatcaTAATTATTCTACAAAGatgatgtttttatttttgttttttgttaatttctaGGAAAGTATTATAAACCCGATGAAGCCAAGACACCAACTACCGCGTAGTCCTCCAAATAAAAGTATGAATACTCTTAATAATTCAGAGCTTGGACTTGATGTTACAGTTGAAAATCGTTCACCGTCACCGAATGTATCGAGCACCAATACAATTGTCAATGAAACGAACACATCTTTACAAGTCAATTCATGTAAGCTTGAAGTGCCCTCACCCGCAAGTAATCCCATGAAGCCTAGACATAAATTAGCGCACAGTCCAATTGCTGGTCCGTCATCGGATCGTACCACTCGGTCGAAATCTAAATCGCCAAACTTGAAGAAAAATACTTCCGGTTATGACGATGACgatgtatttttatctgtTTCAATGGCAGATTCATCGAAGCCTATTGTATCACCGACTCCACCACCGGGTAAACAATagaagagttttttttattttatacgtgATATTCATTGTTAATAGATGAACTGAAATGTTAacatttcattatttttagatattttcaaagaaaaagtTGATTGGGATCAACACCAATCTAACCTGGTTGAATGTCGTAAATGTCACCGTAAGTTTTTTGCTTACCGTATTGATACTCATGAaagaagttgcaaaaaaatttaagaatcaGCTGGCTGGCCAGTTAtgcatttttagatttatacGTAgattatttgatatatttattggCTTAAAGGTAAATGTCGATGGTACagtgataaaattttctatttaagtcctcacacaaaaaaaaatattttatattaaattaaaatgattgattataTTCTTACTAATTTATCGGAAAATTGAActcgaaattatttattatacttctatttttataatttattcaaaatgatgTTGATATCAAAGCTGTTATTGATCTTGGCTAAGTAGTGTTTCTGTCGTGCTAAACTAATTTATCTTTTACtcaatcataaaattataaatttttcagtacTTTCTATTACGGATTTTTCTTAtagaattaacataattttgaaaatagctactaacagatttttttttttattattatagtataACTCTAATACATTATAATGTCATGACAAAAACTTTAATAACTGAGTTtagaatttactaaaaaaaaacaagaataatctcttttataaagaaaatttagcccgatgactatttttatattgcttagctgataattttataaattactcatAGCTTATATTATAGTGGATACATTTAAGTAAACTAAAATAGAAATAACTGTTTATTGAGGTATATTAATGCAATGTTAATTAAGTGTATTTATGTGACTAATCAagttgtattaaattaaagtttttattaaagattatgattatattacttgtgttgaaaataatttatcctATTAGTAGTAAAATTAACTATAATCGGTccgaatattattatattatggtAATGGAATATATATGGTGAAACAATGGTAGAAAATTGTTTACAAAAGTGATAGCGATAAATTTACTAATGACTGTGAAGAAATTTCTTCTCTCTCGctatattatttacaatcaCATCAACAATAacaaagctatttttttttttaaatatttactttatttttctcaAGTAATCTgacattatttaatcattacTGTAACAAAGTAGCAGTTGacatgttattataatttttttatttgttatatcttaataatatattattcacacatacataaatttatatctaaaattaaaaaacaaaaccattcattgaataattgtcataaatataattcagCCGATTGACTTATTACATTTTC
This genomic interval from Cotesia glomerata isolate CgM1 linkage group LG1, MPM_Cglom_v2.3, whole genome shotgun sequence contains the following:
- the LOC123265372 gene encoding uncharacterized protein LOC123265372 gives rise to the protein MPTCASDNSLHFYGSRSPSGSRSNSVSPILSSSPLSSSPTQMNMMTNFKRSISDMSNSSQSSTWSEKSASSAVAAPTIMLRRNKCKHQNQPPSVSSPPIDNKQHPKINIPKRGILIRLIMWYFNFIVHIVSGTINTTLFMMRAPTVWASFWVCIFFVILQLPLTFLKYFISILYTPASELARHKRCVLISGGSTVQAVHLARNFHKAGARVIVCEIEGLFSLARFSIACSKFYTVPRPSLNNAMEYIKALKNIVEKEKATYYIPVSSTSPAYYDALAKIHLETLGCECFVPCASEVTALDDPLELLKRCQSAGLTTPVYFVLKSVDDALLLYETGALRSDRHMMLAAGPAGLRDRIKLALPPSAQEFQNIRHDISDKKPWVVIRDPGGPHYITCTTVKNSKVVANVICRVDEAKGLIPETRNDIQQWLELFFARSFSLMPISGHLSFRLVASENNEIFPIGCRVGVGLPYVCLTSVHPRLVWRPCRHFSRQSSGPLLVGEPCQIKEKAFPSALKQAADKATNFFGSVLNKREALFVYWDPLPYCAYYHLQLPFIRIAGALRAQPHQHNPPLAVVQ
- the LOC123264564 gene encoding chromosome-associated kinesin KIF4-like; this encodes MPPKRRRVRTKQVEPFVHPALEEEEAAAPDITLEQAKNRIKELEEQLRVMSLQNHQGNNSVLVNQTLDPSKVRSKSAVDSPRVKKTRRGSSNVLKKDQNAGCSCSGDCGSKRCGCVKKDKSCSEFCRCTDLCKNQVDRASEDEDDEDKENVQTRKKETKKKVEKNPAPNERVTRNRQVKMMNEDSSSDGTPIRPSKPKSLFNTPEPENRSYSSETSPEEESIINPMKPRHQLPRSPPNKSMNTLNNSELGLDVTVENRSPSPNVSSTNTIVNETNTSLQVNSCKLEVPSPASNPMKPRHKLAHSPIAGPSSDRTTRSKSKSPNLKKNTSGYDDDDVFLSVSMADSSKPIVSPTPPPDIFKEKVDWDQHQSNLVECRKCHRKFFAYRIDTHERSCKKI